In Rhinopithecus roxellana isolate Shanxi Qingling chromosome 4, ASM756505v1, whole genome shotgun sequence, a single genomic region encodes these proteins:
- the OGFRL1 gene encoding opioid growth factor receptor-like protein 1 isoform X1, which yields MVPSTISFCLLLQLKCLPPGPGRGGGRADRTRLLTVIPPRHHVHASPKLPELRGIPLPAQLGDAPGGRPPAPGCEGSSRPRSTPGTAGGHVKGGDSTEATAKPKRSFYAARDLYKYRHQYPQNFKDIRYQNDLSNLRFYKNKIPFKPDGVYIEEVLNKWKGDYEKLEHNHTYIQWLFPLREQGLNFYAKELTTYEIEEFKKTKEAIRRFLLAYKMMLEFFGIKLTDKTGNVARAVNWQERFQHLNESQHNYLRITRILKSLGELGYESFKSPLVKFILHEALVENTIPNIKQSALEYFVYTIRDRRERRKLLRFAQKHYTPSENFIWGPPRKEQSEGSKAQKMSSPLASSHNSQISAHKKAKDFKNSSSAVHLNSKTAEEKKVAPKEPVEETDRPSPELSNEAAKPRNTEKDSNAENVNSQPEKTGTNPTEKKESVSPENNEEGENHNQDSENPGDTNCHDVVLAQ from the exons ATGGTGCCCAGCACCATCAGCTTTTGTCTTCTGCTGCAGCTAAAGTGTCTTCCTCCTGGAccagggagagggggagggcGTGCGGACAGGACCCGCCTGCTGACGGTGATACCTCCTCGACATCACGTCCACGCCAGTCCTAAGCTCCCGGAGCTGCGCGGGATCCCTCTTCCCGCTCAGCTGGGAGATGCCCCGGGAGGGCGTCCCCCGGCTCCGGGCTGCGAAGGTAGCAGCCGACCCCGATCCACTCCAGGGACCGCCGGGGGCCACGTGAAG gGTGGTGATTCCACTGAAGCAACTGCCAAACCAAAGAGAAGTTTTTATGCTGCGAGGGATTTGTACAAGTACCGACACCAGTACCCA cagAACTTCAAAGATATCCGATATCAAAATGACTTGAGCAATCTTCgtttttataagaataaaattccATTCAAGCCAGATG GTGTTTACATTGAAGAagttctaaataaatggaaaggagaTTATGAAAAACTGGAGCACAACCACACTTACATTCAATG gctttTCCCCCTGAGAGAACAAGGCTTGAACTTCTATGCTAAAGAACTAACTACGTATGAAATTGAG gaattcaaaaaaacaaaagaagcgaTTAGAAGATTTCTCCTGGCTTATAAAATGATGCTAGAATTTTTTGGAATAAAACTGACTGACAAAACTGGAAATGTTGCCCGGGCTGTTAACTGGCAGGAAAGATTTCAGCACCTGAATGA GTCCCAGCACAACTATTTAAGAATCACTCGTATTCTTAAAAGCCTTGGTGAGCTTGGATATGAAAGTTTTAAATCTCCTCTTGTGAAATTTATTCTTCATGAAGCTCTTGTGGAGAATACTATTCCCAATATTAAGCAGAGTGCTCTAGAGTATTTTGTTTATACAAttagagacagaagagaaaggagaaagctcCTGCGGTTCGCCCAGAAACACTACACGCCTTCAGAGAACTTTATCTGGGGACCGCCTCGAAAAGAACAGTCGGAGGGAAGCAAAGCCCAGAAAATGTCTTCCCCTCTCGCCTCCAGTCATAACAGTCAAATTTCTGCGCACAAAAAAGCCAAGGACTTCAAAAATTCCTCCTCAGCTGTTCATTTAAATAGCAAaacagctgaagaaaaaaaagtggcaCCAAAAGAGCCTGTGGAAGAGACAGACAGGCCCAGCCCAGAGCTCAGCAATGAAGCTGCCAAgccaagaaatacagagaaggaCAGTAATGCTGAGAATGTGAATTCTCAACCCGAGAAAACAGGTACTAATCccacagaaaaaaaggagagtgTATCTCCTGAAAATAATGAAGAAGGTGAAAATCATAACCAAGACAGTGAAAATCCTGGAGATACAAATTGCCATGATGTTGTACTAGCACAGTGA
- the OGFRL1 gene encoding opioid growth factor receptor-like protein 1 isoform X2, translating to MVPSTISFCLLLQLKCLPPGPGRGGGRADRTRLLTVIPPRHHVHASPKLPELRGIPLPAQLGDAPGGRPPAPGCEGSSRPRSTPGTAGGHVKGGDSTEATAKPKRSFYAARDLYKYRHQYPNFKDIRYQNDLSNLRFYKNKIPFKPDGVYIEEVLNKWKGDYEKLEHNHTYIQWLFPLREQGLNFYAKELTTYEIEEFKKTKEAIRRFLLAYKMMLEFFGIKLTDKTGNVARAVNWQERFQHLNESQHNYLRITRILKSLGELGYESFKSPLVKFILHEALVENTIPNIKQSALEYFVYTIRDRRERRKLLRFAQKHYTPSENFIWGPPRKEQSEGSKAQKMSSPLASSHNSQISAHKKAKDFKNSSSAVHLNSKTAEEKKVAPKEPVEETDRPSPELSNEAAKPRNTEKDSNAENVNSQPEKTGTNPTEKKESVSPENNEEGENHNQDSENPGDTNCHDVVLAQ from the exons ATGGTGCCCAGCACCATCAGCTTTTGTCTTCTGCTGCAGCTAAAGTGTCTTCCTCCTGGAccagggagagggggagggcGTGCGGACAGGACCCGCCTGCTGACGGTGATACCTCCTCGACATCACGTCCACGCCAGTCCTAAGCTCCCGGAGCTGCGCGGGATCCCTCTTCCCGCTCAGCTGGGAGATGCCCCGGGAGGGCGTCCCCCGGCTCCGGGCTGCGAAGGTAGCAGCCGACCCCGATCCACTCCAGGGACCGCCGGGGGCCACGTGAAG gGTGGTGATTCCACTGAAGCAACTGCCAAACCAAAGAGAAGTTTTTATGCTGCGAGGGATTTGTACAAGTACCGACACCAGTACCCA AACTTCAAAGATATCCGATATCAAAATGACTTGAGCAATCTTCgtttttataagaataaaattccATTCAAGCCAGATG GTGTTTACATTGAAGAagttctaaataaatggaaaggagaTTATGAAAAACTGGAGCACAACCACACTTACATTCAATG gctttTCCCCCTGAGAGAACAAGGCTTGAACTTCTATGCTAAAGAACTAACTACGTATGAAATTGAG gaattcaaaaaaacaaaagaagcgaTTAGAAGATTTCTCCTGGCTTATAAAATGATGCTAGAATTTTTTGGAATAAAACTGACTGACAAAACTGGAAATGTTGCCCGGGCTGTTAACTGGCAGGAAAGATTTCAGCACCTGAATGA GTCCCAGCACAACTATTTAAGAATCACTCGTATTCTTAAAAGCCTTGGTGAGCTTGGATATGAAAGTTTTAAATCTCCTCTTGTGAAATTTATTCTTCATGAAGCTCTTGTGGAGAATACTATTCCCAATATTAAGCAGAGTGCTCTAGAGTATTTTGTTTATACAAttagagacagaagagaaaggagaaagctcCTGCGGTTCGCCCAGAAACACTACACGCCTTCAGAGAACTTTATCTGGGGACCGCCTCGAAAAGAACAGTCGGAGGGAAGCAAAGCCCAGAAAATGTCTTCCCCTCTCGCCTCCAGTCATAACAGTCAAATTTCTGCGCACAAAAAAGCCAAGGACTTCAAAAATTCCTCCTCAGCTGTTCATTTAAATAGCAAaacagctgaagaaaaaaaagtggcaCCAAAAGAGCCTGTGGAAGAGACAGACAGGCCCAGCCCAGAGCTCAGCAATGAAGCTGCCAAgccaagaaatacagagaaggaCAGTAATGCTGAGAATGTGAATTCTCAACCCGAGAAAACAGGTACTAATCccacagaaaaaaaggagagtgTATCTCCTGAAAATAATGAAGAAGGTGAAAATCATAACCAAGACAGTGAAAATCCTGGAGATACAAATTGCCATGATGTTGTACTAGCACAGTGA
- the OGFRL1 gene encoding opioid growth factor receptor-like protein 1 isoform X6, which produces MVPSTISFCLLLQLKCLPPGPGRGGGRADRTRLLTVIPPRHHVHASPKLPELRGIPLPAQLGDAPGGRPPAPGCEGSSRPRSTPGTAGGHVKGGDSTEATAKPKRSFYAARDLYKYRHQYPQNFKDIRYQNDLSNLRFYKNKIPFKPDGVYIEEVLNKWKGDYEKLEHNHTYIQWLFPLREQGLNFYAKELTTYEIEEFKKTKEAIRRFLLAYKMMLEFFGIKLTDKTGNVARAVNWQERFQHLNESQHNYLRITRILKSLGELGYESFKSPLVKFILHEALVENTIPNIKQSALEYFVYTIRDRRERRKLLRFAQKHYTPSENFIWGPPRKEQSEGSKAQKMSSPLASSHNSQISAHKKAKDFKNSSSAVHLNSKTAEEKKVAPKEPVEETDRPSPELSNEAAKPRNTEKDSNAENVNSQPEKTD; this is translated from the exons ATGGTGCCCAGCACCATCAGCTTTTGTCTTCTGCTGCAGCTAAAGTGTCTTCCTCCTGGAccagggagagggggagggcGTGCGGACAGGACCCGCCTGCTGACGGTGATACCTCCTCGACATCACGTCCACGCCAGTCCTAAGCTCCCGGAGCTGCGCGGGATCCCTCTTCCCGCTCAGCTGGGAGATGCCCCGGGAGGGCGTCCCCCGGCTCCGGGCTGCGAAGGTAGCAGCCGACCCCGATCCACTCCAGGGACCGCCGGGGGCCACGTGAAG gGTGGTGATTCCACTGAAGCAACTGCCAAACCAAAGAGAAGTTTTTATGCTGCGAGGGATTTGTACAAGTACCGACACCAGTACCCA cagAACTTCAAAGATATCCGATATCAAAATGACTTGAGCAATCTTCgtttttataagaataaaattccATTCAAGCCAGATG GTGTTTACATTGAAGAagttctaaataaatggaaaggagaTTATGAAAAACTGGAGCACAACCACACTTACATTCAATG gctttTCCCCCTGAGAGAACAAGGCTTGAACTTCTATGCTAAAGAACTAACTACGTATGAAATTGAG gaattcaaaaaaacaaaagaagcgaTTAGAAGATTTCTCCTGGCTTATAAAATGATGCTAGAATTTTTTGGAATAAAACTGACTGACAAAACTGGAAATGTTGCCCGGGCTGTTAACTGGCAGGAAAGATTTCAGCACCTGAATGA GTCCCAGCACAACTATTTAAGAATCACTCGTATTCTTAAAAGCCTTGGTGAGCTTGGATATGAAAGTTTTAAATCTCCTCTTGTGAAATTTATTCTTCATGAAGCTCTTGTGGAGAATACTATTCCCAATATTAAGCAGAGTGCTCTAGAGTATTTTGTTTATACAAttagagacagaagagaaaggagaaagctcCTGCGGTTCGCCCAGAAACACTACACGCCTTCAGAGAACTTTATCTGGGGACCGCCTCGAAAAGAACAGTCGGAGGGAAGCAAAGCCCAGAAAATGTCTTCCCCTCTCGCCTCCAGTCATAACAGTCAAATTTCTGCGCACAAAAAAGCCAAGGACTTCAAAAATTCCTCCTCAGCTGTTCATTTAAATAGCAAaacagctgaagaaaaaaaagtggcaCCAAAAGAGCCTGTGGAAGAGACAGACAGGCCCAGCCCAGAGCTCAGCAATGAAGCTGCCAAgccaagaaatacagagaaggaCAGTAATGCTGAGAATGTGAATTCTCAACCCGAGAAAACAG
- the OGFRL1 gene encoding opioid growth factor receptor-like protein 1 isoform X5, translating to MVPSTISFCLLLQLKCLPPGPGRGGGRADRTRLLTVIPPRHHVHASPKLPELRGIPLPAQLGDAPGGRPPAPGCEGSSRPRSTPGTAGGHVKGGDSTEATAKPKRSFYAARDLYKYRHQYPQNFKDIRYQNDLSNLRFYKNKIPFKPDGVYIEEVLNKWKGDYEKLEHNHTYIQWLFPLREQGLNFYAKELTTYEIEEFKKTKEAIRRFLLAYKMMLEFFGIKLTDKTGNVARAVNWQERFQHLNESQHNYLRITRILKSLGELGYESFKSPLVKFILHEALVENTIPNIKQSALEYFVYTIRDRRERRKLLRFAQKHYTPSENFIWGPPRKEQSEGSKAQKMSSPLASSHNSQISAHKKAKDFKNSSSAVHLNSKTAEEKKVAPKEPVEETDRPSPELSNEAAKPRNTEKDSNAENVNSQPEKTGKSWSVRQT from the exons ATGGTGCCCAGCACCATCAGCTTTTGTCTTCTGCTGCAGCTAAAGTGTCTTCCTCCTGGAccagggagagggggagggcGTGCGGACAGGACCCGCCTGCTGACGGTGATACCTCCTCGACATCACGTCCACGCCAGTCCTAAGCTCCCGGAGCTGCGCGGGATCCCTCTTCCCGCTCAGCTGGGAGATGCCCCGGGAGGGCGTCCCCCGGCTCCGGGCTGCGAAGGTAGCAGCCGACCCCGATCCACTCCAGGGACCGCCGGGGGCCACGTGAAG gGTGGTGATTCCACTGAAGCAACTGCCAAACCAAAGAGAAGTTTTTATGCTGCGAGGGATTTGTACAAGTACCGACACCAGTACCCA cagAACTTCAAAGATATCCGATATCAAAATGACTTGAGCAATCTTCgtttttataagaataaaattccATTCAAGCCAGATG GTGTTTACATTGAAGAagttctaaataaatggaaaggagaTTATGAAAAACTGGAGCACAACCACACTTACATTCAATG gctttTCCCCCTGAGAGAACAAGGCTTGAACTTCTATGCTAAAGAACTAACTACGTATGAAATTGAG gaattcaaaaaaacaaaagaagcgaTTAGAAGATTTCTCCTGGCTTATAAAATGATGCTAGAATTTTTTGGAATAAAACTGACTGACAAAACTGGAAATGTTGCCCGGGCTGTTAACTGGCAGGAAAGATTTCAGCACCTGAATGA GTCCCAGCACAACTATTTAAGAATCACTCGTATTCTTAAAAGCCTTGGTGAGCTTGGATATGAAAGTTTTAAATCTCCTCTTGTGAAATTTATTCTTCATGAAGCTCTTGTGGAGAATACTATTCCCAATATTAAGCAGAGTGCTCTAGAGTATTTTGTTTATACAAttagagacagaagagaaaggagaaagctcCTGCGGTTCGCCCAGAAACACTACACGCCTTCAGAGAACTTTATCTGGGGACCGCCTCGAAAAGAACAGTCGGAGGGAAGCAAAGCCCAGAAAATGTCTTCCCCTCTCGCCTCCAGTCATAACAGTCAAATTTCTGCGCACAAAAAAGCCAAGGACTTCAAAAATTCCTCCTCAGCTGTTCATTTAAATAGCAAaacagctgaagaaaaaaaagtggcaCCAAAAGAGCCTGTGGAAGAGACAGACAGGCCCAGCCCAGAGCTCAGCAATGAAGCTGCCAAgccaagaaatacagagaaggaCAGTAATGCTGAGAATGTGAATTCTCAACCCGAGAAAACAG
- the OGFRL1 gene encoding opioid growth factor receptor-like protein 1 isoform X3 encodes MGNLLGGVSFREPTTVEDCDSTWQTDSEPEPEEPGPGGGSEGPGQEPEQTAQPPERAGGRPRASPAPDEDAEAAGAEQGGDSTEATAKPKRSFYAARDLYKYRHQYPQNFKDIRYQNDLSNLRFYKNKIPFKPDGVYIEEVLNKWKGDYEKLEHNHTYIQWLFPLREQGLNFYAKELTTYEIEEFKKTKEAIRRFLLAYKMMLEFFGIKLTDKTGNVARAVNWQERFQHLNESQHNYLRITRILKSLGELGYESFKSPLVKFILHEALVENTIPNIKQSALEYFVYTIRDRRERRKLLRFAQKHYTPSENFIWGPPRKEQSEGSKAQKMSSPLASSHNSQISAHKKAKDFKNSSSAVHLNSKTAEEKKVAPKEPVEETDRPSPELSNEAAKPRNTEKDSNAENVNSQPEKTGTNPTEKKESVSPENNEEGENHNQDSENPGDTNCHDVVLAQ; translated from the exons ATGGGCAACCTGCTCGGCGGGGTCAGCTTCCGCGAGCCCACCACCGTGGAGGACTGCGACTCCACCTGGCAGACCGACTCGGAGCCCGAGCCCGAGGAGCCAGGGCCGGGCGGCGGCAGCGAGGGCCCGGGGCAGGAGCCCGAGCAGACCGCGCAGCCCCCGGAGCGAGCCGGCGGGCGGCCCCGCGCCAGCCCCGCGCCGGACGAGGACGCCGAGGCGGCGGGCGCCGAGCAG gGTGGTGATTCCACTGAAGCAACTGCCAAACCAAAGAGAAGTTTTTATGCTGCGAGGGATTTGTACAAGTACCGACACCAGTACCCA cagAACTTCAAAGATATCCGATATCAAAATGACTTGAGCAATCTTCgtttttataagaataaaattccATTCAAGCCAGATG GTGTTTACATTGAAGAagttctaaataaatggaaaggagaTTATGAAAAACTGGAGCACAACCACACTTACATTCAATG gctttTCCCCCTGAGAGAACAAGGCTTGAACTTCTATGCTAAAGAACTAACTACGTATGAAATTGAG gaattcaaaaaaacaaaagaagcgaTTAGAAGATTTCTCCTGGCTTATAAAATGATGCTAGAATTTTTTGGAATAAAACTGACTGACAAAACTGGAAATGTTGCCCGGGCTGTTAACTGGCAGGAAAGATTTCAGCACCTGAATGA GTCCCAGCACAACTATTTAAGAATCACTCGTATTCTTAAAAGCCTTGGTGAGCTTGGATATGAAAGTTTTAAATCTCCTCTTGTGAAATTTATTCTTCATGAAGCTCTTGTGGAGAATACTATTCCCAATATTAAGCAGAGTGCTCTAGAGTATTTTGTTTATACAAttagagacagaagagaaaggagaaagctcCTGCGGTTCGCCCAGAAACACTACACGCCTTCAGAGAACTTTATCTGGGGACCGCCTCGAAAAGAACAGTCGGAGGGAAGCAAAGCCCAGAAAATGTCTTCCCCTCTCGCCTCCAGTCATAACAGTCAAATTTCTGCGCACAAAAAAGCCAAGGACTTCAAAAATTCCTCCTCAGCTGTTCATTTAAATAGCAAaacagctgaagaaaaaaaagtggcaCCAAAAGAGCCTGTGGAAGAGACAGACAGGCCCAGCCCAGAGCTCAGCAATGAAGCTGCCAAgccaagaaatacagagaaggaCAGTAATGCTGAGAATGTGAATTCTCAACCCGAGAAAACAGGTACTAATCccacagaaaaaaaggagagtgTATCTCCTGAAAATAATGAAGAAGGTGAAAATCATAACCAAGACAGTGAAAATCCTGGAGATACAAATTGCCATGATGTTGTACTAGCACAGTGA
- the OGFRL1 gene encoding opioid growth factor receptor-like protein 1 isoform X4 has product MGNLLGGVSFREPTTVEDCDSTWQTDSEPEPEEPGPGGGSEGPGQEPEQTAQPPERAGGRPRASPAPDEDAEAAGAEQGGDSTEATAKPKRSFYAARDLYKYRHQYPNFKDIRYQNDLSNLRFYKNKIPFKPDGVYIEEVLNKWKGDYEKLEHNHTYIQWLFPLREQGLNFYAKELTTYEIEEFKKTKEAIRRFLLAYKMMLEFFGIKLTDKTGNVARAVNWQERFQHLNESQHNYLRITRILKSLGELGYESFKSPLVKFILHEALVENTIPNIKQSALEYFVYTIRDRRERRKLLRFAQKHYTPSENFIWGPPRKEQSEGSKAQKMSSPLASSHNSQISAHKKAKDFKNSSSAVHLNSKTAEEKKVAPKEPVEETDRPSPELSNEAAKPRNTEKDSNAENVNSQPEKTGTNPTEKKESVSPENNEEGENHNQDSENPGDTNCHDVVLAQ; this is encoded by the exons ATGGGCAACCTGCTCGGCGGGGTCAGCTTCCGCGAGCCCACCACCGTGGAGGACTGCGACTCCACCTGGCAGACCGACTCGGAGCCCGAGCCCGAGGAGCCAGGGCCGGGCGGCGGCAGCGAGGGCCCGGGGCAGGAGCCCGAGCAGACCGCGCAGCCCCCGGAGCGAGCCGGCGGGCGGCCCCGCGCCAGCCCCGCGCCGGACGAGGACGCCGAGGCGGCGGGCGCCGAGCAG gGTGGTGATTCCACTGAAGCAACTGCCAAACCAAAGAGAAGTTTTTATGCTGCGAGGGATTTGTACAAGTACCGACACCAGTACCCA AACTTCAAAGATATCCGATATCAAAATGACTTGAGCAATCTTCgtttttataagaataaaattccATTCAAGCCAGATG GTGTTTACATTGAAGAagttctaaataaatggaaaggagaTTATGAAAAACTGGAGCACAACCACACTTACATTCAATG gctttTCCCCCTGAGAGAACAAGGCTTGAACTTCTATGCTAAAGAACTAACTACGTATGAAATTGAG gaattcaaaaaaacaaaagaagcgaTTAGAAGATTTCTCCTGGCTTATAAAATGATGCTAGAATTTTTTGGAATAAAACTGACTGACAAAACTGGAAATGTTGCCCGGGCTGTTAACTGGCAGGAAAGATTTCAGCACCTGAATGA GTCCCAGCACAACTATTTAAGAATCACTCGTATTCTTAAAAGCCTTGGTGAGCTTGGATATGAAAGTTTTAAATCTCCTCTTGTGAAATTTATTCTTCATGAAGCTCTTGTGGAGAATACTATTCCCAATATTAAGCAGAGTGCTCTAGAGTATTTTGTTTATACAAttagagacagaagagaaaggagaaagctcCTGCGGTTCGCCCAGAAACACTACACGCCTTCAGAGAACTTTATCTGGGGACCGCCTCGAAAAGAACAGTCGGAGGGAAGCAAAGCCCAGAAAATGTCTTCCCCTCTCGCCTCCAGTCATAACAGTCAAATTTCTGCGCACAAAAAAGCCAAGGACTTCAAAAATTCCTCCTCAGCTGTTCATTTAAATAGCAAaacagctgaagaaaaaaaagtggcaCCAAAAGAGCCTGTGGAAGAGACAGACAGGCCCAGCCCAGAGCTCAGCAATGAAGCTGCCAAgccaagaaatacagagaaggaCAGTAATGCTGAGAATGTGAATTCTCAACCCGAGAAAACAGGTACTAATCccacagaaaaaaaggagagtgTATCTCCTGAAAATAATGAAGAAGGTGAAAATCATAACCAAGACAGTGAAAATCCTGGAGATACAAATTGCCATGATGTTGTACTAGCACAGTGA